The sequence below is a genomic window from Anopheles cruzii chromosome 3, idAnoCruzAS_RS32_06, whole genome shotgun sequence.
GGTCTTTGGACCACATCGATTGCATGTTGTCGTGAAGTTCGGCGTTCGAAAAGTGGTCACTAACGCGACCCGGTCCGCGTGTGTCCGTGACGGGTATACCACGTGACGAACGCGATCCCGCGGATAATCGGTAAGTGCCGTTGAACTTTGGTGGAATTGGGCTCTTACGGTGGGGTGCGTTTCCTGATTCCCAAACCAATCCCCATTTGGCACCTCCCAGTTCGATGGCGAGCTTTTGTATGTATCGTATGCACTAAGGTAATACTCAGGAATGGGTTCCGTTGCACAATCGTTCCGTTGAGTTAGACAAATTTAAAGAGTTATTCGGTGGCAATATACACGCTCCAGAAGGCAGACGACTTTAGGTGTAATCTTTAAACCCTTGCACCCGCCGTCGGTCTTGGGAACAGGAgaaagtttcgttttcgttcatcaacccgaaccggaaccggagcgtgGGCCGAAGTTGAAGACAAATTGCTGGTCATACCGATGTTCGTGGCTTattgaatgaatttttaaaaattaatcGCAATCATTCGCAATCGTTGCGCATTCCTCTTGGCGGTGCAGTCAAGCATCGCCGAAGGACCACCGCCCGTATGTCGCGGACGGCCGGCGAGTGATCGCAGCTGCCGCGGTTGGTTACCCAAGGATACTCAGGGGAGCAAATTGCGAGATTCGTATTAGCGACCAGCGGAAGCTCAAGCGGAACAGCCACCAAGGGGAGGAGGTCATCTGTGGAATGTCCAGCACAGGACGACCACCGAGGGCACCAACGGGCCGAGTGTTTTTCTGCGCCGTCGCAGCGCACCGCAGCCGCTGGGTGTCTCGACCGGGGGATATAAATTCCTGCAGCATGGGCCATTTCCGAACGAGTTTGTCTGCAATTTGTCAGCACGTCGgatcgtcgggtcgggttgaaCAATCGTGTGTGCTTTCGCAGCTGAATATCTGCGGTTTCTGACAATATCTCAATAGCTCTAGGGAGCTTTACCCATCGATTCAGTCGAGTGTTAGCTTTGTGTATCCAGTAGAGAGTTTTAAGTAGTCATGGCCAGGTAAACGAATGTTCTAGCGTAACAGTATTAGCAGTCgagttttaattgaataacaGTTTGCAATCGATTGTCGGTTGCTGAGAAATAATATGGACAAGAGACTAGTACATGGTTGAGAAGCATGGAAATTTGGTTAAGAACTACTATCAGTGTTCGTGgttcgtccgtagatcatccgatcaccgattaatcggtttccaTGCGAAAGACGTTAGTTCGAACCCTGTCATCAACTTGACTGTAAAATTTAAAGTTGGTGTTTACTAGGGCTCTGTCcattctaataataataaaaaacagtAGTAATGATACTGTCCGTGCTTGCGCAATTAATTAACTCCTAGTTTGAAACGAAGCGTTACTGTCCTGTTGCATCATTTTTAAACATCGTCTCGTTTGTTCCGCTGTTTGCAGCCATCAGTTACCTTCGCTAAAAATCACGTGCGCTGTGCTGTTCCTGTCGTTGGCCTTGGTGGCCGGTGCTACGATGCCACCACTTTGCGAGAACCGCCTGATTGAAGATCTGCCGCCAAAGTTTCGAAAAGTGTGCGCAGCGCTAGAGAATTCGAATCAGTTTGCGGAAGCTCTAAATGCGTACATACGAAAGGAGGCGGCTGGTAATGGTAGGAGATGATTTCTCCCGGAACACTACGACCAAGGGCTCCGATCACATAATGCCCCCGTTTAACATTGCAGCTTTCCTTTACCTGGACGACGATATGCTGGTACCGGGACAGAACGGAAAACGAACCGATGTGGATCACGTGTTTCTAAGGTTTGGCAAAAGGCGCTAGGCTCCTCGCGTTTGAGCGGCCCCTACTCTGGCGACATTCGGCGACAGGACCTTTCACCACGGCGAGACGTGCAAAATGAACGAGCTACATTCTGAAGTCAGTATTATTGAGAATTCATGGAAATCAATGTGTAGTCACTTAAGCAGGGCACAATATGTTCAGTTTCCTTAGGCGTATAGTTTCACGTAACATGAACTGAACTCTCCATTCCCAGACAGCGGCGTGGTATTGATGTAGCCACACCATTAAAGTACAGTATTATACAGAAAAGCCGAGTCAGTGACGCGACACCGTTTCAGGTACTGCTggaagccgccgccggtcaTAGCAAGAAGTTCGTGGGGAACAAATAAATGTACGATGTACTGGATGGGTCGAAAAATATatgtttgaaacattttattgaacGCTATCGATGTGAATTTTATGTAATGTGGCTAAATTTCATACCATCCGAACGTAGCGCTACCGCCTTCAAAGTAACCAAATAAATCAAGGTAAAAACCAATTTCCGAACAAAGTGGGGCATTTTACAACCCTTTTTCCTTCGAGTGGATATTCGCATCCAACATCAAACTGCGCAATTTAACCACAAGACCATGCTGGTTGTTGAtccaacgaaacgaaacggctTTTGAATTGCCCGCCGTGCcatttgacagctgtcaatcGGCGCGAGCAAAAGTAATGTCATCTGGGTggtaaaaaggaaaacatacaCAGAGTGTGTGGTGGCATCGTAACGAAAATGTAAAGTACCTCTTGTTATCAGAAAAGCAGCAGGTCGCCAGTGTTTCGGCAAAATAGTAGTTAATCGCAGTGCACTAGGATTAGTTGTTGGTCGTTGCACAAATGTAGTCATCGCTCCGATCGGAAAAGATGCCGGGAAAAGTGAAGGTAAAGGTCCTCGCGGGCAGAAACTTGCCGGTGATGGACCGCAGCAGCGACACCACCGACGCGTTCGTGGAGATTAAGCTCGGAAACGTGACGTACAAAACGGATGTCTGTAGAAAAACGCTGAACCCGCACTGGAACTCCGAATGGTACACGTTTGAGGTAGCGGACTGAGCTTTGGGGCAGattgagttttgtttgcttcttacGTACCGACAACCGTTCGTCATTGTCCGTAGGTGGAGGATGCAGAGCTGCAAGACGAGCCAGTGCAGATTCGGCTGATGGATTACGACACCTACACGGCAAACGACGCGATCGGGAAGGTGTACATCAACTTGAGCCCGTTGTTGCAGTAAGTAGCGAAATATTGCGAACGGGCACCGGAAATGAACTTTGCGCTACGTTTTCCCTGCCCCGCACAGCTCGACCAGCAAATCCCGCACGGGCAAGGGTTCAATCATGTCCGGGTGGCTGCCGGTGTACGACACGATTCACGGTGTACGCGGTGAAATCAATGTTATCGTAAAGGTGGACTTGTTTACTGATTTTAACAAATTCCGCCAAAGCTCTTGTGGCGTTTTGTTCTTCCATTGTAAGTGGCAATTGTTACCCTGCACGGGATGACCGTTTAATTGAACATCCATCCATCGCTCTAGCACCCAACATACCGTACGGGTATAGTATAGCAATGTATCACGGATTCGTCGAGGAACTGATGGTCAATGACGATCCGGAGTATCAGTGGATCGATAAAATTCGTACACCGCGTGCATCGAACGAGGCACGTCAGCTAGCATTTATGAAACTATCCGCACAGGTAGGGATGAAGCCTGAGACCAGACTAAGGAACGTTGTCGCTCATTTGCTCATTTGGTTCTGCTTCAAGGTACAACGTAAAATCGGTATAAAAGCCATCGAAATTGGCGCCAATGCTGTGATAGGATACATGCAGTGTTTCGACCTCGAAGGCGACGTCGGGGTAGTTGCACGCGGGATCGGGACGGCCGTCTCGTTGACGAAGATAAATGAATCGTTTTCGCAGCACATCGGCGAAGAGCTGTTGGTGGAAGAGTAAGCTTGCCCCGTGGGTGACCGTGACCACGTTCCTTACTACCACCAGCCCCAATTTCAGGCACAAACTTTCTGGAAACTCGGACTTTGTCGAATTTATTCGACGACCGCCCGGTATCGGTTCGGAGACAAACAACCCCCACGGCACGGGCAATAGTCCCACCAAACTGGGCACACCGACCGTGGCTTGCTTGCTGGCGAAAGAAGGTATCGGTGTGCCGATGTGCCGACGCTCTTCGGATTCAGATCTTAGTATCACCCCCAAAGGTAGACCCGATTCGGGGTTTGAATGTTCTTCCTGCAGCATGAACGGTTTGGTTTCGCTTCCCACAGGTAGCTCATGTCCGCTCGACAAAAGCATCGGCACGGTGCGCAATAGCGCCGGCAACAATGGCAATATCACAAAATCGATCATGCTTATGAACTATGAAATGCTGGAAATGTTGGAATATCCGTTCTTCACCATGACAAAGTACCCGTCGGGAATTATCCGTCACATAGGTACGGGGTCGGACACATTGGCGCAGCATCGACTCAAAACGACAGTTCGTGATTTGATTCAAAACATTCTCTTCGTTTCAACAGGTGCCACCGTAACTGCACGCTCGGTGAAGCTGCTGGAACGTGTACCGAACCAAAACGAGCCCGAAACCCGTGACAGCTGGTGGAGCGAGATCCGAACCGAGGTTCGATCTCACGCACGATCCTTAGGATGTAACGTGATTCTTGGTTACGTGGAACAAACTACAATTGAGTAAGCTGCAggccttttttcgtttggcgTTAGGCGATTGGCCAGCAAACTGATGGTAACATCTTTCCCAGTGACGACATATGTGTGCTTTCTGCAACGGGGACGGCGGCCGTGATTAACCTTCATTTCGGTTGCGACCACGTGTGGACTGCCGATGCGCCCGGACTGAACGTGTCCGGCGAGGGGCCGGGTGACGGTGCCGGTAAGGAACACATGACCTCCTCGCTTGATAGACAGGACTTTGATCGCGATTACAGCATTTCACGGGAGCATACTCCGAACACCGTCGAAGGAGAGGGCACACTGATGGAAGGACCGTCTGGCATGAGCAACAAATGCTCCATGTGTCACGTACCGTACTCGTTGGGGTCCGTAAACTTCCGTGTCCACGCTGCAAAGTGTTCGATGTGCAAGTAAGTCAAGTAACCCCACCGCCCAGGAAGCTTATTAGTGGCCCGAGAGCTTACGGATCGAATTGTTTCCGACTGCCACAGAAACGGT
It includes:
- the LOC128273674 gene encoding dromyosuppressin isoform X1, producing MASHQLPSLKITCAVLFLSLALVAGATMPPLCENRLIEDLPPKFRKVCAALENSNQFAEALNAYIRKEAAGNAFLYLDDDMLVPGQNGKRTDVDHVFLRFGKRR
- the LOC128273674 gene encoding dromyosuppressin isoform X2; translated protein: MASHQLPSLKITCAVLFLSLALVAGATMPPLCENRLIEDLPPKFRKVCAALENSNQFAEALNAYIRKEAAAFLYLDDDMLVPGQNGKRTDVDHVFLRFGKRR
- the LOC128273878 gene encoding C2 domain-containing protein 5, translated to MPGKVKVKVLAGRNLPVMDRSSDTTDAFVEIKLGNVTYKTDVCRKTLNPHWNSEWYTFEVEDAELQDEPVQIRLMDYDTYTANDAIGKVYINLSPLLHSTSKSRTGKGSIMSGWLPVYDTIHGVRGEINVIVKVDLFTDFNKFRQSSCGVLFFHSPNIPYGYSIAMYHGFVEELMVNDDPEYQWIDKIRTPRASNEARQLAFMKLSAQVQRKIGIKAIEIGANAVIGYMQCFDLEGDVGVVARGIGTAVSLTKINESFSQHIGEELLVEEHKLSGNSDFVEFIRRPPGIGSETNNPHGTGNSPTKLGTPTVACLLAKEGIGVPMCRRSSDSDLSITPKGSSCPLDKSIGTVRNSAGNNGNITKSIMLMNYEMLEMLEYPFFTMTKYPSGIIRHIGATVTARSVKLLERVPNQNEPETRDSWWSEIRTEVRSHARSLGCNVILGYVEQTTIDDDICVLSATGTAAVINLHFGCDHVWTADAPGLNVSGEGPGDGAGKEHMTSSLDRQDFDRDYSISREHTPNTVEGEGTLMEGPSGMSNKCSMCHVPYSLGSVNFRVHAAKCSMCKNGVVPDVLITTIEIPEGMPITGRGCLIQAQSCRIKRDLKSEANGKEISDALPFLEYELHKLLVNKLKIKGMNAIFALRANITIGERTIALVATGTAVYLTPLPKPLLPKIVDGSTYPDSRKLQELQSMVHGIVERNILIYQLTTVGDSDVDILPLSGGGGPPSGAREERDGKELDFACMQKSACVLEVDDIVDLDLQMIAKEPFAPEGFYVVNVQTMPGMADVMDNVRQFQMFTQVWRAKQLFVQQHTTRNLNKHFQGLLRLIYFKLRSMVPCVVCDLRFKLDLPEPDEIQIVVTGMALALGDGANKLKRKCSTLNHQPAVASLKDSLGSTRSNNEDEMMFSLDEDSMDTSGPPPGPPSMTPIPVSVKSLKPARSSKSSTPSHHAKVGRSGKMVPLKDGYGVDITPLSYVPGGKVEKYLGNLNFFFIRECTSIRETGGICGFVHSFISEVLSIVRSHVTSLGGNAMIAFYLNDLTLQDNVHKNQGQCLISVGGDVVFASFHKDEK